One stretch of Chryseobacterium fluminis DNA includes these proteins:
- the dnaE gene encoding DNA polymerase III subunit alpha, with amino-acid sequence MYLVFDTETTGLPKNFNAPLSDSDNWPRMVQIAWQLHNDDGTLIENQDYIIKPEGYDIPFNAARIHGITTKIANEEGRDLEEILKEFSEVLEKVRVVSGHNVEFDYNIVGAEFYRKNIEDNLQKKPRADTMILGTDFCQLGGGRGGRFKPPKLEELYEKLYGHKFDEAHNAAADVNATAQVFFEMMRIGIIPAEVLKTSEDQLAYFKTLYPDPIKPFSIVIRRQVADFNNKKKQQDFGSIDEIDLGRYFNFDNHSVFSTLSATSSIGDLIKKATDDNFPAVGMVDLGNMMGAFKFVSAVEGTNSDRAKKHKEYLAKKQEAEENGTQFNEEEPVSEPLIPVVGCEFYISDRYEQKQFTKDDPDRRTQVVLLAKDFNGYKNLAKLSSIGFLKGFYFGVPRISREVIAEYKEGLIALTSGIMGDIPDAILNTGEQKGEELFKWWKDTFQDDFYVQIQNHKLPEEEHLNDVLLHFADKYNVKILAQNETFYTNKDDSNIQDIVSCIKDGEKLTTPVGKGFGKRRGLATGEYFIKNSDEIKEAFLAYPDAFDAYEEFTAKFKPYTLKRDVLLPKFDIPEEFIHAEDEIDGGKRGEMAYLTHLTYEGAKKRYVDTGITDEIKERLDFELDVIANTGYPGYFLIVQDFCNEARNMGVWVGPGRGSAAGSAVAYAIGITNVDPIKYDLLFERFLNPERVSMPDIDIDFDDEGRDKIIKWVVDKYGKNQVAQIITYSVLGGKSAIKDAGRVLDVPIPDTNNIAKLIPASPGMNIAKALAKYDKLKPEEQMLVDEMRYVLSSPDDARHGVLASAKKMEGCIRNTGIHACGVIITPEDVSNLVPVTIAAKDADILVSQFDNSVAESAGLLKMDFLGLRTLTIIKDALKLVKARHGVDIDPDLIPLDDVKTYQLFKEGRTVGIFQYESPGMQKYMRELKPTVFADLIAMNALYRPGPIKYIPNFINRKHGIEEIIYDLPETEEYLKETYGITVYQEQVMLLSQKLANFTKGEADTLRKAMGKKQIDVLNKMYPKFIEGGRKNNLNEERLEKIWNDWKAFAEYAFNKSHSTCYALIAYQTAYLKANYPAEYMASVMSNNINNTDSITMFMEDCKSIGVDVLGPDVNESQYKFSVNEKGQIRFGLGAIKGIGEGPSEAITRERANGRFKNIYDFFERILPSQMNKRVAESLVLAGAFDELDSFHRGQYFDVDMAGRTNLERLIRYGQSFQESKNEMEFSLFADFADEVQIEQPKLAPCPEWPNMHKLNKEKEIIGFYLSAHPLDEFKYQFEFIAGNLSKKSVLEKEDDEKIVTDEVPVLEKDSVDDVAELIEIVSDDLVAGEEEIIEEVIKKAEPKGNFMFLNLDEVDAYKEQAFSNKQEELFEEKKKDWKTLQKERENGGAGKEYTVAGLITEYVVKDGFRSGEKVAFVTLEDYSGSYSFRLGDRDYMKLKEKLEVQRFVIFKIKFAQVKDGRVFVNVNDVIELQEAFEKFAKSISLVMDVMDVRPEDLSFFRRVLERNQGNQKLKFFIKNIEDDSHIEVQSMKHSVNLSGDLIKQIQLLNKYEFYLN; translated from the coding sequence ATGTATTTAGTTTTTGACACTGAAACCACAGGTTTACCAAAAAATTTCAACGCTCCTCTTTCAGATTCAGACAACTGGCCAAGAATGGTTCAGATTGCATGGCAGTTACATAATGATGATGGGACGCTTATTGAAAATCAGGATTATATTATAAAACCTGAAGGATATGATATTCCTTTTAACGCAGCCAGAATTCACGGAATTACAACGAAAATCGCCAATGAAGAAGGTCGTGATCTGGAAGAGATTTTAAAAGAGTTTTCTGAAGTCCTGGAAAAAGTAAGGGTAGTATCGGGACATAATGTTGAGTTTGATTATAATATTGTAGGGGCTGAATTTTACAGAAAAAATATAGAAGACAACCTTCAGAAGAAACCACGGGCCGATACGATGATTCTGGGTACCGATTTCTGCCAGCTTGGAGGAGGTCGTGGAGGAAGATTCAAACCACCGAAGCTGGAAGAACTCTACGAAAAATTATACGGTCATAAGTTTGATGAAGCTCATAATGCAGCAGCGGACGTAAATGCGACTGCTCAGGTTTTTTTCGAAATGATGAGAATCGGGATCATCCCTGCTGAGGTACTGAAAACGTCTGAAGATCAGCTTGCATACTTCAAAACACTGTATCCGGATCCTATTAAGCCTTTCAGTATTGTGATCAGAAGGCAGGTTGCGGACTTTAACAATAAGAAAAAACAACAGGATTTCGGAAGTATTGACGAGATTGATCTCGGAAGGTATTTCAATTTTGATAATCACAGTGTGTTTTCTACTTTGTCTGCTACTTCGAGTATCGGCGATCTGATCAAAAAAGCGACGGACGATAATTTTCCTGCCGTCGGTATGGTGGATCTGGGAAATATGATGGGCGCTTTTAAATTTGTTTCCGCAGTAGAAGGAACGAATAGCGACCGGGCAAAAAAGCATAAGGAATATCTTGCCAAGAAACAGGAAGCGGAAGAAAACGGGACCCAATTCAATGAAGAAGAACCTGTTTCCGAACCTTTGATTCCCGTTGTCGGATGTGAGTTTTATATTTCAGACCGCTACGAGCAAAAACAGTTTACCAAAGATGATCCCGACAGAAGAACACAGGTAGTTCTCTTGGCAAAAGATTTTAACGGTTATAAAAACCTGGCGAAACTGTCAAGTATTGGCTTTTTAAAAGGATTCTATTTTGGGGTTCCGAGGATCAGCCGTGAGGTCATTGCTGAATATAAAGAAGGACTGATTGCGCTGACTTCAGGTATTATGGGGGATATTCCCGATGCGATTTTAAATACCGGGGAACAAAAAGGGGAGGAGCTTTTCAAGTGGTGGAAAGATACATTTCAGGATGATTTTTACGTTCAGATTCAAAACCATAAACTACCTGAGGAAGAGCATTTGAATGATGTCCTGCTTCATTTTGCAGATAAATATAATGTTAAAATATTAGCCCAGAACGAAACTTTTTATACCAACAAGGACGATTCCAATATTCAGGATATTGTAAGCTGCATCAAAGATGGCGAAAAACTGACGACACCTGTGGGAAAAGGATTCGGGAAAAGACGAGGTTTGGCTACCGGAGAATATTTCATCAAAAATTCTGATGAAATCAAGGAAGCCTTTCTGGCATATCCGGACGCTTTTGATGCCTATGAGGAGTTTACGGCCAAATTTAAACCTTATACACTTAAAAGAGATGTTCTTCTTCCTAAATTTGATATCCCGGAAGAATTCATTCATGCAGAAGATGAAATTGACGGCGGTAAACGCGGAGAGATGGCCTACCTTACTCATTTAACCTATGAGGGAGCGAAGAAAAGATATGTCGATACGGGAATTACCGATGAAATAAAAGAGCGTCTTGATTTCGAACTGGATGTTATTGCCAATACGGGATATCCGGGTTACTTCCTGATTGTACAGGATTTTTGTAATGAAGCCCGTAATATGGGAGTTTGGGTTGGCCCCGGACGTGGTTCTGCCGCAGGTTCGGCAGTGGCCTACGCGATCGGGATTACTAACGTGGATCCTATTAAATATGATCTCCTTTTCGAGAGATTTCTGAATCCTGAAAGGGTTTCAATGCCCGATATCGATATTGACTTTGATGACGAGGGCCGTGATAAGATTATCAAATGGGTTGTTGATAAATATGGGAAAAACCAGGTCGCACAGATCATCACCTACTCGGTTTTGGGTGGGAAATCTGCGATTAAAGATGCGGGGAGAGTGCTGGATGTTCCGATTCCTGATACCAACAATATTGCAAAGCTTATCCCTGCGAGCCCGGGGATGAATATTGCCAAAGCTTTGGCGAAATACGATAAACTAAAGCCTGAAGAACAGATGCTCGTTGATGAAATGAGATATGTTTTAAGCAGTCCTGATGATGCCCGTCACGGTGTACTGGCAAGTGCCAAAAAAATGGAGGGCTGTATCCGGAATACGGGTATTCATGCCTGTGGGGTTATTATTACGCCGGAGGATGTGAGTAACCTGGTTCCGGTGACGATTGCTGCCAAAGATGCAGACATTTTAGTCTCGCAGTTTGATAACTCGGTGGCGGAAAGTGCGGGGCTTCTGAAAATGGATTTTCTGGGTCTTCGAACGCTTACGATTATCAAAGATGCTTTGAAGTTGGTTAAGGCCAGACATGGAGTTGATATAGATCCGGATCTGATTCCTCTGGATGATGTTAAAACCTACCAGTTATTTAAAGAAGGTAGAACGGTCGGGATTTTCCAGTATGAAAGTCCTGGAATGCAGAAATATATGAGAGAGCTTAAGCCAACGGTTTTTGCCGATCTTATTGCCATGAATGCTCTTTACCGTCCGGGACCGATAAAATATATCCCAAATTTCATTAACAGGAAGCATGGGATTGAGGAGATTATCTATGATTTACCTGAAACTGAAGAATATTTAAAAGAAACATACGGAATTACCGTTTACCAGGAGCAGGTGATGCTTCTGTCCCAGAAGCTTGCCAACTTTACTAAGGGCGAAGCGGATACTCTGAGAAAAGCAATGGGTAAAAAACAGATCGACGTTCTGAATAAAATGTACCCGAAATTTATTGAGGGAGGGCGCAAAAATAATCTGAATGAAGAAAGACTGGAAAAAATCTGGAATGACTGGAAAGCCTTTGCCGAATATGCCTTTAATAAATCTCACTCTACCTGTTATGCCCTGATCGCTTATCAGACAGCATATCTGAAGGCCAACTATCCGGCAGAATACATGGCGAGTGTTATGAGTAATAACATTAACAATACGGATTCGATTACCATGTTTATGGAGGACTGTAAAAGTATCGGAGTAGATGTTTTAGGTCCGGATGTTAACGAATCTCAATATAAATTCTCCGTAAATGAGAAGGGACAGATCCGTTTCGGCCTGGGAGCAATCAAGGGAATCGGTGAAGGTCCGAGTGAAGCCATTACCAGAGAAAGAGCCAATGGAAGGTTTAAAAATATTTACGATTTCTTCGAGAGGATCTTACCTTCCCAGATGAATAAACGTGTAGCGGAAAGTCTGGTATTGGCCGGTGCTTTTGATGAACTGGATTCTTTTCACCGTGGGCAGTATTTTGATGTGGATATGGCCGGGAGAACCAATCTGGAGAGACTGATAAGATATGGGCAGAGTTTTCAGGAAAGTAAAAATGAGATGGAGTTTTCTCTTTTTGCCGATTTTGCCGATGAGGTGCAGATCGAGCAGCCCAAGTTGGCACCATGCCCGGAATGGCCGAATATGCATAAGCTTAATAAGGAAAAAGAAATTATAGGATTCTATCTGTCTGCTCATCCGCTGGATGAATTTAAATACCAGTTCGAGTTTATCGCTGGGAACCTGTCGAAAAAATCGGTACTGGAAAAAGAGGATGATGAAAAAATAGTAACGGATGAGGTTCCTGTTCTCGAAAAAGATTCTGTAGATGACGTGGCTGAACTTATAGAAATCGTGTCCGATGATCTGGTCGCCGGAGAGGAGGAAATTATAGAAGAAGTCATTAAGAAGGCTGAGCCGAAAGGTAACTTTATGTTTTTAAATCTTGATGAGGTAGATGCTTATAAAGAGCAGGCTTTCTCCAACAAACAGGAAGAATTGTTTGAAGAAAAGAAAAAGGACTGGAAAACATTACAGAAAGAAAGAGAAAACGGCGGGGCAGGAAAAGAATATACAGTTGCCGGACTGATTACGGAATATGTGGTGAAAGATGGCTTCAGAAGCGGTGAAAAGGTTGCTTTTGTTACACTGGAGGACTATTCGGGATCTTACTCATTCAGGCTGGGAGACCGGGATTATATGAAACTGAAGGAAAAGCTTGAAGTTCAGCGGTTTGTTATTTTTAAGATAAAATTTGCCCAGGTGAAAGACGGGCGTGTTTTTGTGAATGTGAATGATGTCATTGAGCTTCAGGAAGCTTTTGAAAAGTTTGCCAAAAGTATTTCGCTGGTCATGGATGTCATGGATGTGAGGCCTGAAGATTTGTCATTTTTCCGGAGGGTTTTGGAGAGAAATCAGGGAAATCAGAAACTGAAATTTTTTATTAAAAATATTGAAGATGATTCTCATATAGAAGTGCAGTCGATGAAACACTCCGTCAATCTGAGCGGTGATCTGATCAAACAGATTCAACTGCTCAATAAGTATGAGTTTTATCTGAATTGA
- a CDS encoding T9SS type A sorting domain-containing protein: MKKQNLLFLLLMVFFACQMYAAQSFTLSTCFTGISTNTYGPMSSTTTANDKNRMAFILPASQLVNIANGTITSTYFKRLTAAGTLNATTTFKIYLKNTSAIDFGSGSPDWAAEVGTATLVYDSSPAVAVGSSAGFKQFQHAVNFVYDSGSNLAVYLEYVQTTAQTANIQWDYEYGSSCINTSNSNTTKYVKTSGAFGATLTSSNYRRPVIAFDVTVPPPTAAPSCTTVSAPANNATAVSVTPTFAWASTASTSSYTISVGTAPGGTNVMNNVDVGNVTNYAVPAASPLAYSTQYYLTVTPKNAIGSATGCTSTAFTTTTIPCPSVSVPAVDATGVSLTPTFTWAAAPQATGYRLRVGTAAGGTDIVNNLDLGNVTTYTLPTPLAASTKYYYSVSSYSASSNSATCTERNFTTLCTNAIATLPWTENFDTLSNIGVGIVPTCWSAVAGTTNWTSMNTSSTIYNAPKSAPNYMTIPYGNTVASQLWTPGFALTAGTAYEFSFYYNTNGTSSSYTGFTGDVQVNSTPSMNGAASLGSLISSTQGTTSYTRYKVIYTPVATGNYYFAVNVSSTSSPWHLGVDDFKMQIAPTCSEPSNIMAANITTSSADISWTAPSVAPANGYDLYYSTSSTAPTSVTVPNYTAISGTSQSLSGLTASLPYYVWVRSRCSSDQSIWDGPYVLTLLVTNDNCASPLPLTVGTDFASSAVNTSNVGATSDGTASCMVSASDVNNNVWYSVVIPASGNVIIETAAVAGSPFVDSVMEVYSGTCGNFTSLGCNDDTNLTSSRFSKVTLTGQTPGSTVYVSVWKYSSSNNLDGQFQISAYDASNLATSEVSAAKNAIKVYPNPFEDVLNISDISKVKSASVTDMAGKLVKTIANPSAILQLSGLNSGMYLITLELRDGSKQTVKVIKK; encoded by the coding sequence ATGAAAAAACAAAATTTACTCTTTCTGCTATTGATGGTTTTTTTTGCCTGTCAGATGTATGCGGCACAGAGTTTTACACTTTCTACCTGCTTTACCGGAATCTCTACCAATACATATGGTCCGATGAGCAGTACTACTACTGCCAATGACAAAAACAGAATGGCATTTATACTTCCGGCTTCACAGCTGGTGAATATTGCCAACGGAACGATTACATCCACTTATTTTAAAAGGTTAACGGCTGCCGGTACTCTGAATGCTACCACCACATTCAAGATCTATCTGAAGAATACTTCAGCTATCGATTTTGGATCAGGATCACCGGATTGGGCTGCTGAAGTAGGGACTGCGACACTTGTGTATGATTCCAGTCCGGCGGTTGCTGTAGGAAGTTCAGCTGGGTTTAAACAGTTTCAGCATGCTGTTAATTTTGTCTATGATTCGGGAAGTAACCTTGCCGTTTATCTGGAATATGTGCAGACAACAGCGCAGACAGCTAATATCCAGTGGGATTATGAATACGGTTCAAGCTGCATCAATACATCAAACAGCAATACGACAAAGTATGTGAAGACCTCCGGCGCATTCGGTGCCACGCTTACTTCTTCAAATTACAGAAGACCGGTCATAGCATTTGATGTTACGGTGCCTCCTCCGACTGCTGCTCCTTCCTGTACCACGGTTTCTGCGCCGGCTAACAATGCCACCGCGGTTTCCGTGACGCCTACTTTTGCATGGGCTTCTACGGCGAGCACGTCAAGTTATACAATCAGTGTGGGTACAGCGCCCGGAGGAACGAATGTCATGAATAACGTAGATGTTGGTAACGTTACGAACTATGCTGTTCCGGCGGCATCTCCACTTGCTTACTCCACTCAATATTACTTAACGGTGACTCCTAAAAACGCGATAGGTTCTGCAACGGGATGTACAAGCACAGCTTTTACAACCACTACCATTCCTTGTCCGTCGGTTTCAGTTCCCGCTGTAGATGCTACAGGGGTTTCTCTTACTCCAACTTTCACCTGGGCAGCGGCACCACAGGCAACCGGATATAGATTAAGAGTGGGAACTGCTGCGGGAGGAACAGATATTGTTAATAATCTCGATTTAGGAAATGTAACGACTTATACATTACCGACTCCTCTGGCAGCATCTACAAAATATTATTATTCAGTTTCTTCTTACAGTGCATCAAGTAATTCTGCCACCTGTACGGAAAGAAATTTCACCACATTATGTACCAATGCGATTGCTACGCTTCCGTGGACAGAGAACTTTGATACTTTATCAAACATTGGCGTAGGAATCGTTCCGACATGTTGGTCCGCAGTGGCAGGTACAACAAACTGGACTTCAATGAACACTTCGTCAACTATATATAATGCACCAAAGTCAGCGCCGAACTACATGACTATTCCATATGGGAATACAGTGGCGAGTCAGCTCTGGACACCTGGTTTTGCTTTAACGGCAGGAACTGCTTATGAATTCTCGTTCTATTATAATACCAATGGAACTTCAAGCTCGTATACAGGTTTTACAGGAGATGTTCAGGTAAATAGCACACCATCCATGAACGGAGCGGCTTCTCTCGGTTCACTTATCTCATCCACGCAGGGTACAACTTCCTACACCCGGTACAAAGTGATTTATACGCCTGTAGCTACCGGAAATTATTATTTTGCGGTAAATGTATCTTCTACAAGTTCGCCATGGCACCTAGGTGTTGATGACTTCAAAATGCAGATTGCTCCAACCTGTAGCGAGCCATCAAATATTATGGCTGCCAATATTACTACTTCGTCAGCTGATATTTCATGGACTGCTCCTTCGGTCGCTCCTGCAAACGGATACGATCTCTATTACAGTACAAGCAGTACGGCACCTACTTCTGTAACCGTACCTAATTATACTGCGATCAGCGGAACTTCCCAGTCTTTATCAGGTCTTACGGCTTCCCTTCCATACTATGTTTGGGTAAGATCCCGTTGCAGCAGTGATCAAAGTATATGGGACGGTCCTTATGTACTCACTTTATTAGTTACCAATGATAACTGTGCTTCTCCGCTACCATTAACAGTAGGGACCGATTTCGCTTCAAGTGCAGTTAATACATCAAATGTAGGAGCTACCAGTGACGGTACAGCGAGCTGTATGGTATCAGCTTCTGATGTTAATAATAATGTCTGGTATTCTGTAGTGATTCCTGCAAGTGGAAATGTTATAATTGAAACTGCAGCAGTTGCCGGATCACCTTTTGTCGATTCCGTAATGGAAGTGTATTCAGGGACTTGCGGAAACTTCACCTCTTTAGGATGTAATGATGATACTAACCTTACATCAAGCAGATTCTCAAAAGTTACTTTAACAGGACAGACTCCCGGGTCTACTGTGTATGTAAGTGTATGGAAATACTCCTCAAGTAATAATTTAGACGGGCAGTTCCAGATTTCTGCTTATGATGCCAGTAACCTGGCAACCAGCGAAGTTTCCGCTGCTAAAAATGCAATTAAAGTATATCCGAATCCTTTTGAGGACGTACTGAATATCTCAGATATCAGTAAAGTGAAATCTGCATCGGTGACGGATATGGCCGGGAAGCTGGTGAAAACAATTGCAAATCCTTCTGCAATCCTTCAGCTGAGTGGCCTGAATTCCGGGATGTATCTGATTACTCTGGAACTTAGAGACGGTTCTAAACAAACGGTCAAAGTGATTAAAAAATAA
- a CDS encoding T9SS type A sorting domain-containing protein has product MKKRNLLFLLLIGLFTCQMYLAQSFTLTTCSSGLSSNTYGPMNSTATANNKNRTAFILPASQLVNIANGTITSTYFKRLTASGTLNATTTFKIYLKNTSAIDFGSGSPDWATETATATLVYDSNPDAAVGNSAGFKQFQHAANFVYTAGSNLAVYLEYVQTAAQAASIAWDYEYGSSCINTSNSNTTKYLNTSGAFGATLTSSNYRRPVIAFDATVPPPTTAPSCTTVSAPANNATAVSVTPTFTWAPAAITSSYTISVGTTPGDTNVMNNVDVGNVTTYAVPAASPLAYSTQYYLTVIPKNAIGSATGCTSTAFTTTTIPCPSVSAPASGAAGVSLTPTFTWTAAPQATGYRLRVGTTAGGTDVVNNLDLGNVTTYTLPTSLATSTKYYYSVSSYSASSNSATCTERNFTTVCGSVSAPFLETFSGGSLPACWSTSSTNNTGYALWLFGGTPDYGTTNNGAASGTYAWVDASSPYTGVHDVTLTSPQIDLAGLSTPYVQFKWFKNHLSTATGTTQPAYDNNQLTVQVKAINGTTWETVFTSSANSSLWRTEGVVLPSSYIGTTVQVRFVVDKDVAGNGYFYDNVLLDDVEIKNAPTCTAPVSPAITGTTNLTSEVSWTAPASAPANGYDIYYSTSSTTPTAASTPTATGVLATSYVINSNVSQGNTYYVWVRSRCSANDQSSWVGPVSFALMPSNEDCATAVSLTVNTDLSCGATTAGTTLGATASNIPAGTCTGNPDDDVWYKFVATSTSHLVTLSNVISTGTSSSTSLYTQVFTGSCATPVSIKCGTTNSTSVTGLTIGETYLVRVYNSNGAGYSNSFNICVGTPPPPPSNDECAGATSLTVGGSFATAAVNATNAGATTNITSTCQPTNSANNIWFTVVIPASGNVTIETGAVSGSPFTDSLLAVYSGTCGSLTQISCNDDIASGSNLFSRVALTGRTPGEVIYVSVWRYNPTGTDGPVQVGAYDSSLLATGEISGAKNTIKVYPNPFVEVLNITDISNVKSVSVTDIAGRLVKTITNPSAALPLSELNSGLYLITLELKDGSKQTIKAIKK; this is encoded by the coding sequence ATGAAAAAACGAAATCTACTCTTTCTGCTGCTGATAGGGCTTTTTACCTGTCAGATGTATCTGGCACAGAGCTTCACACTGACAACGTGTTCGTCGGGACTTTCCTCGAATACGTATGGCCCTATGAACAGTACTGCTACTGCGAATAACAAAAACAGAACGGCATTTATTCTTCCGGCTTCACAGCTGGTCAATATTGCCAACGGAACGATTACATCCACTTATTTTAAAAGGTTAACGGCTAGCGGAACTCTGAATGCTACCACCACATTCAAGATCTATCTGAAAAATACTTCAGCTATCGATTTTGGATCAGGATCACCGGACTGGGCAACGGAAACAGCGACTGCCACTTTGGTATATGATTCCAATCCGGATGCCGCCGTAGGAAACTCAGCCGGGTTTAAACAGTTTCAGCATGCTGCCAACTTTGTATATACTGCAGGAAGTAACCTTGCCGTTTATCTGGAATATGTACAGACAGCTGCACAGGCTGCCAGCATTGCCTGGGATTACGAATACGGTTCAAGCTGTATCAATACATCAAACAGCAATACCACAAAATACCTGAATACTTCCGGAGCATTCGGTGCTACGCTTACTTCTTCAAATTACAGGAGACCGGTCATAGCGTTTGATGCTACGGTGCCTCCTCCGACGACAGCGCCTTCGTGTACCACGGTTTCTGCACCGGCTAACAATGCCACTGCAGTTTCCGTGACGCCTACTTTTACATGGGCTCCTGCAGCGATCACGTCCAGTTACACAATAAGTGTGGGTACAACGCCCGGAGACACCAATGTTATGAATAATGTAGATGTAGGTAATGTTACGACCTATGCTGTTCCGGCGGCGTCTCCCCTTGCTTATTCTACTCAATATTACTTAACGGTGATTCCTAAGAATGCCATAGGTTCTGCAACAGGATGTACAAGCACAGCATTTACAACCACTACCATTCCTTGTCCGTCGGTTTCAGCGCCGGCTTCCGGTGCAGCAGGAGTTTCCCTTACTCCGACTTTCACCTGGACAGCGGCACCACAGGCTACCGGATACAGGTTAAGAGTGGGAACTACTGCGGGAGGAACAGACGTTGTTAATAATCTCGATTTAGGAAATGTAACGACTTACACATTACCGACTTCTCTGGCGACGTCTACCAAATATTACTATTCAGTTTCTTCTTACAGTGCATCAAGTAATTCTGCCACCTGTACGGAAAGAAATTTTACAACGGTATGTGGAAGTGTATCTGCACCGTTTCTTGAAACATTCAGTGGGGGCAGTTTACCGGCCTGCTGGTCTACATCCAGTACAAACAATACAGGATATGCCCTCTGGTTATTCGGCGGAACTCCGGATTACGGAACCACCAATAATGGTGCCGCTTCAGGTACTTATGCATGGGTAGATGCTTCTTCGCCATATACGGGAGTGCATGATGTTACTTTAACATCTCCTCAGATCGATCTTGCAGGTCTTTCGACACCATATGTTCAGTTTAAATGGTTCAAAAACCATCTTTCCACAGCAACGGGAACTACCCAGCCGGCATATGATAATAATCAGCTGACCGTGCAGGTAAAAGCAATTAACGGGACAACCTGGGAGACTGTGTTTACTTCTTCCGCAAACAGCTCTTTGTGGAGAACGGAAGGGGTGGTATTGCCTTCATCATATATCGGTACAACGGTGCAGGTAAGATTTGTGGTAGATAAAGACGTAGCCGGAAACGGATATTTTTACGATAACGTATTGCTCGATGATGTTGAAATTAAAAATGCACCTACGTGTACAGCGCCTGTTTCACCGGCAATCACCGGAACGACCAACCTTACTTCTGAAGTCAGCTGGACGGCTCCTGCATCTGCTCCTGCCAATGGATATGATATATATTACAGTACTTCGAGTACTACGCCTACAGCAGCTTCCACGCCTACTGCAACAGGTGTTTTGGCGACAAGTTATGTAATTAATTCTAATGTAAGCCAGGGCAATACCTATTATGTTTGGGTAAGATCACGCTGTTCAGCAAATGATCAGAGCTCGTGGGTAGGACCGGTTTCATTTGCTCTGATGCCTTCTAATGAAGATTGTGCTACGGCGGTTTCTTTAACCGTAAATACTGATCTTTCGTGTGGTGCTACCACCGCCGGAACTACATTGGGAGCCACTGCTTCAAATATCCCTGCGGGAACCTGTACAGGAAACCCTGATGATGATGTGTGGTACAAATTTGTAGCAACAAGTACTTCGCACCTGGTTACTTTATCAAATGTAATCTCTACAGGTACATCTTCATCTACCAGTTTATATACTCAGGTCTTCACCGGATCTTGTGCAACGCCGGTAAGCATAAAATGCGGAACGACTAACAGTACTTCTGTCACTGGTCTTACCATAGGAGAAACTTATCTGGTAAGAGTGTATAACAGCAACGGCGCAGGATACAGTAATAGTTTTAATATCTGTGTAGGTACGCCACCGCCACCGCCGTCAAATGATGAGTGTGCAGGAGCAACCTCTCTTACCGTAGGAGGGAGTTTTGCCACGGCTGCGGTTAATGCTACCAATGCCGGCGCGACGACCAATATTACGTCGACCTGTCAACCTACCAATTCTGCAAACAATATCTGGTTTACCGTAGTGATTCCGGCTTCAGGAAATGTGACGATCGAAACCGGTGCAGTGTCAGGATCTCCATTTACAGATTCTTTACTGGCTGTCTATAGTGGAACTTGCGGATCTTTAACTCAGATTTCGTGCAATGACGATATTGCATCCGGTTCAAACCTGTTCTCAAGAGTTGCTTTAACAGGCAGAACACCGGGTGAAGTGATCTATGTAAGTGTATGGAGATATAATCCGACAGGTACGGACGGCCCGGTTCAGGTAGGTGCCTACGACAGTTCACTGTTGGCTACAGGTGAGATTTCGGGAGCTAAAAATACCATTAAAGTATATCCGAATCCATTTGTGGAGGTATTGAATATTACTGATATATCAAACGTAAAGTCAGTTTCTGTAACAGATATTGCCGGAAGATTGGTGAAAACCATTACAAACCCTTCTGCAGCACTGCCGTTAAGTGAGCTGAATTCTGGACTTTATTTAATCACTCTGGAGCTTAAAGATGGTTCTAAACAAACGATCAAAGCGATTAAAAAATAA